The sequence AGATGCGCCACCTCCCCTAATAGCTTCATGACATGTAgggaacattaaatatttttgcttaACTAGTCTTCATGACAAGTCAAACCAGtgtccctggtggtctagtgatTAGGATTCAGTGCTCTTATTCCCATGGCCAGGGTTGATTCCTGGTAGGGAAAgtctttttattgcatttagtgtaaggaagttttaacaAAGTACTGGTGGGCAGTTTATATCAAGAGAAGAAACATTAGAGCAATAGGCCAATATCTAAATGAGAAGGTCGGTGGCTTAGAGGTCTttaaaggaagttttacttactgagtggtggtagataagcagtagagggtaatacagtgagggtattaaacatgcatgggatagggatacggctcctgaatctaagacgagaccaacgactgattaaggtttcagtctttacagcaggagaaacgggcgactagacacATGAGGCCAATCTGTCACATtgcctattttgtttttcttattccTCTACAGGATGGGGGACGTGACCTCGTCCTGCTGCGAGGATCTGCGAGATGTTATTATCACAAACCGATCTCTGACCAAACTGGATCTGTCAGAGAATAACCTTCAGGACTCAGGAGTAAAACTTCTGTGTGAGGGTCTCCGGCACCCAGACTGCACCCTGCGGGAGCTGGGGTGAGAACTCTATAACCAAAACATctgaaacattattaaaattatatattttagtcaGAATGTCTAGACAATAAAAATGCAGGTCTAGAAATATACTGGCATcctcaaaaagttaaatatagaGCATGTGTACATTTGTCTAAATACACTTTAAcatataaattatgtatatatgtgctcCAGGCAGCCCAATTGAGATCAACATATTTGAATAATtgtgtccagatccccttgatCCAAACTTTAACAAtcactaataacaataataatactaattgtCGATATATTAATAACTACGGAATTAAgttattgttaaaatgtaaaaaggtgCCAGcattgtaagatttttttttttttttaaacgtttcAATTCTCATTTCTCTGATTCTCAtatcttttgtgtgtgtgtgtgttaaggtTGGATCTCATACTTCAGTTGATATCAGGgggatctggacacatttttaCAGCTAATTTAGGTGGCAGGTGGATAAACAATTAGCATGTTGCTGGACTCTGTGCCAGGCAGTTGAATGACACTACCTTAAAACCCATCCAAACTCATTTTTGTCTGAACAGAGTAAAGTTGAAGAAACTGGCTCATTatcttttgtgtgtttgtcaTTCCTTTGCAGGTTGGATGACTGTGAACTCACTTCATCCTGCTGCGAGGATCTCTGTGATGTTATTATCACAAGTCAATTGCTGACCAAGCTGGATCTGTCATGGAATAAACTGCAGGACTCAGGAGTAAAACTTTTGTGTGAGGGTCTCCGGCACCCAGACTGCACCCTGAGGGAGCTGAAGTAAGAACTAACaattaagtataaaataatatatatatatatatatataaatatataaaataataagttaGTTCTTAACAGAGTGGTGTCTTTTGGACCAGCATTTGTGTTTCTGATTTGTGCCCAAGGCTGGAAAGACCAGGTCAGGTCAAAGTTTCTGTTGCGTTTTTCTATCTTTGCAGGTTGCGTAGATGTGATCTGACCCCATCCTGTTGTCTCGATCTCCGGGATGTTATTATCACAAACCGATCTCTGACCAACTTGGATCTGTCATGGAATAAACTGCAAGATTCGGGAATAAAAATTCTGCATGAGGGTCTCCAGCACCAAGGCTGTACCCTACAGGAGCTGCGGTGAGTAGTAGACTGTTTAGCAATACAATTAAGCTGGGGCCGCTGAAAGTAGAGAATTGTGGTTGAAAAACATCTTAATTTAGATCACCCTTGGCGGCAAAGTTACAAAGCCTCAAAAATATACATCTGATTTCATACACATGAATGGATAGTACATGCTCCAGAGATAGTTCAGACACACTTGTGTGTTTCTCAAGTCTGTATCTTAATGTGTGAGCGATGATGTCCCTAACTTCCTTAAGTAAGTCATAGTTGGATGTGACCTCTCTTTCACCCTTTTATCTTtcaaatgagataaaaaaccaaaaaactagGAGAGGAACACAAGTAGCAGAATTTTTCTGGGCAGCCAATTGAGATCAAATTAATTGTAAAGTGTGGTCATAAAAAGATATTAACCTAACCCAGCTGTAAAAATACACCAACAAATCAAAAAGATAAGCGGCATCTCATACCACAAATAGTCAGGCCAAATTATGCCAGAACAGGCAGCAAAAACCTTGTTTATTCATGTAAATTACTCTAAGAGTTGGAAGGGCTTAACACGTTTCGCACAGATATTCTTATGCTGAAAAAGTTCTATTTCTGCATAAGTTGTGTGTAACCTTTTGACggcaatattattttaaacctGTACAAATTTCTAGACCTGCATTGAAATATCTAATGCACAAAATAAACTGTAGCCTTTTTAGCGCTGTGTTAACGTCACAAGCGATAATATATTtacttaatcattattattatcatcttttattcatatagtgCCTAAACTTTATACTGAGATCCTTACAACACATATCTTCAAATGGGATGACACAACTAGaaccgacagactaagacacATTCGtgaaagagggccctgctcgcaaactCACAATCTTATTCTCTATTGTGTTTCTCTCTACAGGTTGTATAGCTGTGATCTGACCTCATCCTGCTGCGAGGATCTGCGAGATGTTATTATCACAAACCGATCTCTCACCAAACTGGATCTGTCATGGAATGACCTTCAGGACTCAGGAGTAAAACTTCTGTGTGAGGGTCTCCTGCACCCAGACTGCACCCTGCGGGAGCTGGGGTAAGAATCATACGATTTGTCCCCCTTACGCTGACGGCACACTGGTCTACCTTTCCTCTCCAAAACTCCTGTCCTCCCTTCTCTCAGAACATCTAAAAATCTGCGATACTGGTCATATACTCTACCTCCAGTCCTGATATCGCCATCACAGTGGCagaagttaatacagtgagggcatcTAAACATCGTGAAATATACTTCCTTCACAGGGATTCCATTGCACCTCTAACCTCTCGCCCAAATAGGAATCAGATTTTTGTTCCCTACTTCAGCCATTTCTTAGGTTAGGCATGAAAAACTTTCAACTCTGAATTCCTTGAGCGTAATATCTTGCTGTGAGCGTTGACATTGATTTTACttctaattatattaaaaacaagctTGGGTGATGCAATATTCTCTTCATGTTCAGTTATTTTCATGTTGTCTTTCTCTCTGCAGGTTGGATCAGTGTTGTCTGACCTCATCATGCTGTGAATATTTCCTGAATGTTATTAACAGAAACCGATCTCTGGTCAAACTGAATTTGTCAGGATTTAAAATTAAGGATTTAGAAGTAAAGCTTTTGTGTGGTTGCCTCCAGCACCCGGACTGTTTGCTACAGGAGCTGGGGTAAGACCTGGCAATGATATAGTCATTCTCTCAGGTCAGGCAACAGAAAAGTAAAAACCCAGGCTAAAGGTAAAGATTTGTAAGACATCTACTTCCTTTTCATGAAAAAGGCCTGAAAATAGTGTGTTCAGtgattagaaaattaaaaccagaggttttttttgtataaaaatcaaCCTGCAACAGCCACATTTCCCCCAGAAGTTGAACCTCAGAATACTTGATGGCCACCAGGCTTCTAACTTTCTGTTATAGAAGATACCTGTGGGAAGACAAACCCATGCTTGGGCAAAAACAGGACAGGAGAATTTCAAGAGGACAGCTTGATTTGGTAAACAGAACAAGATATTGAAACATGGTCAGTGGATAGGTACCGATGAAATAATTTAACTCAGTGGGTCCCTGGCAGGCTGATCGTTCCTGACCCTTACTTGTCCTGTGCCACTTGTCTGGATTAGTTCTTTGTCTCAAACCAGCTGCATTAGCTGCTCGCTGGTACTTCTGCTGGTGGGCTGGCATTCTGGCTCCTGATCTAGGATAAATATTGGACCTAACTTCTGGTACTGCACTCTGGTACTTCTGCTTGGTGAATGTTAATCTGGCTCCTGACCAAGGCTTCGCTGCAGACCCTACCTGTGCGACCCTTAAGTGCTTCTACTAGGGACTATTTATCCAACTCTAGCATTGTTTCTGACCCCAGTGAATATCACTTATTTGCCTTGTCCATGTCCTACATTTTCCCTCTGTGGTTGGTCCTGAAAATCTTCACCTTTGCCAGAGGGGCTATAGAGCAGGCACTTCTCTGCAAAagggtttttacattttactggtacAGGTACCTTTGACAACTCCATTTGGTAAACACAGCAGGGGATCATGACATGGTTCAGCAGATAGTTGGCCTTTATGGAAGACTAAATACATTTGGGCAGTTGATAGCAGTGTTCAGTACACAGAATTAGAAATCAAGATGTAGTCAGTAGCTGTGGGTCTATACTGTATTGTGATCAGTATCTGACATGCCAAGTAATGAATCAGGTCACATTCTCTGTTGCGTTTCTATAGGTTGTGTAACTGTGATCTGACCTCATCCTGCTGCGAGGATCTGCGAGATGTTATTATCACAAACCGATCTCTCACCAAACTGGATCTGTCAGGGAATGACCTGCGTGACTCGGGAGTAAAACTTCTGTGTGAAGGTCTCCTGCATCCAGACTGCAGCCTGCGGGAGCTGGGGTGAGAGCTGGACTatcctttttacattttttgtatggaAAGTCATGTCAACTTTTGTAAGGGATCAACGAAGCAAATTGTTTCCCTATCATTGCCTTTGCCCATACTGAGAAACATTTCAGTTATACACATCTCTCCTGGCAACTAATTACTTGCCAAGTTATGAATCAGGTCACATTCTCTGTTGTCTTTCTCTCATCTCTCTGCAGGTTGCGTCGCTGTGGTTTGACCTCATTCTGCTGCGAGGATCTGCGAGATGTTATTATCACAAACCGATCTCTGGCCGAACTGGATCTGTCAGGGAATAACCTTCAGGACTCAGGAGTAAAACTTCTGTGTGAGGGTCTCCGGCACCCAGACTGCACCCTGCGGGAGTTGTGGTAAGAACCGGACTATTTTATTACCCTGCATTACCCAGGTAGCACATTAGTTCAGATTTGTACATACTGGAGCCATCATTTGAGTTATAAGTAGCGCATCAATAAGACCTGTATTTATATAAGAGTTTGTTCCTGTTGGGTACATTAGTAAGTTAAAAACCTTACCCCTTAACTTGAAATACATGGAATAAGTAATCTCCAGCTACACTACCTACAGAACTCATTTTTATAATCCCCCGTACAACCCTCCTCCCAATAGAGTCCAGTTCCCTCAGATGGTCCCGTCAGTGCCCAGAGGAACAATGATACACTAGCTGGGGGGCTTCCAGTTGTTCCAGGTAGCACTACCTGGAGTATGTATCGTAATGTTGCTGGGTGCAGGGCCCCTACTTCTTTTGAAGAGGCTCATATGTTATTAGAAGCCTCGCTCAGCTGTTTTGGGGTGACATAAGGCTAAATATGGGCTGTAGTGTAGGAACATCAATTGTTACAGTAGGAGATTGacacaaagacaaaaaaaagctgAGCCGAGGTTAGGCAGGAACAGCGAATACCTGGTCATCAAACCAGGGGAGCAAGATGGACGCAAAGCAAAAAGCGATGTCAAATCACAGAAagaaaaactaataaaacaccATAACTAGAGGCTCCTCTGACAAACTGGCTtcttatatagttaaagaactcTATGTCCCAACGGGACAATAAAGAGGAAACCAATCGGTGACGACTAGAGCCTTCCTAATTGGCAAAACCGACTAATCAGAAGGAAGGTTCGGGCTGAAACCACACTGCTGGACTTTATTAGAGCTGCATAAGGACCAAACTTTTTTACTCCTTAAATTTCACCATGCCTTTGTCCAACAGTGATTTTCACCTTTCTCATAAAACGAAATATCTTTTAAACCATATCAATATAAATACATCATAATTTAGaatcaagaaaagaaaaaagggggtgataattgaaaaataaaacacattttcacagtTTTATCCATTATAAATAGACAACTTATCAGGAGTTGGGGAAACATCTCAGATGTTGGGGATCACTTacagtaaaatattatatgcaCATCATGTTTACATGTTTAGGCTATTTCACAAAAGGCACCACTTCTCATGCAGCCATTTCCACGCCAATCATAAAACAAACGCTAACCTCTTCTTCCAGTTTTTTACCAAAGAATAGGTGTCGTTGCTGAAAACTGCCactgctattaaaaaaaaaatatatatatatatatataaatgtgtcgTCTTAATTAAAAGGTAAttcttatgtttatttttaggaaTGATTTTAGAAATTATAGGAATGTTTCTGAATACAGGAAACAGAATGGACTGCTCCCCTTGTCATACTTTATGAATCTAACTGATATCCCCCTGGACTGAGATCCCTCTAAGGTACAGTACAAAGTACCCAACATAACtccatgtgtaattgtgtaatacCACTAAGAGGTGAGTTTAGGGTTACTGGCGCATGGGAGCATTTCTTTATCGCCCCCTCATTAGTCtccattctaacacacacactaattctaacaccataaactaaGACACACATACTCCAACACCATATATATCTCTACTCTAGCACTATACTCGCACTTATAATCATTCTATAATACAATACACTAAGACACATCCAATAGGTTTCTCAGAAAATGTTAATAGCATGAGATTCAGTCAAAAAAGATTGACGAGAACCTAGATTGCACCTTTATAAAACTCTTTCCTCGTAGGGTTCAGCAAAGATTAGAAACCATCGGGTTTCCAAAGTTCCAGTTCTGCTAGCCTAGAATTCAAATGGCGGCCAGGAGCCCGGtcaagtggtagatgttaatacagtaaagacatttaagcaagcatgggataggcataaggccaagctagatataggataagggccggtactaaaggaaagtactcagaggttgggcagactggttcttatctgccgtcactttctatgtttctatgttacttGTCAGGCGATCATTAATTGCTTCGTCTCTCGCATGGATTTTATGATGCCCAAGGAGACCCGAAGGGTTACTAAACCGCTTTCCGCATGCAGCACAAGAGAAAGGTTTCTCCCCGGTGTGAATCCTCTGATGCGCGACGAGGCCGGACTGATCCGTAAACCGTTTCCCGCACTCGGGACACGAGAAGGGTTTCTCCCCCGTGTGGATCCGCTGATGGGTAACCAGACTGCTCTTACAGTTAAAAGACTTTGCGCATTCGGAGCAAGAGTacggcttctcccccgtgtgtATTCTCTGGTGACGAAGAAGATTCGAGTTGCTGTGAAAACATTTCCCGCATTCGGGGCACGGGAAGGGCTGCTCTCCTACGTGAGACTTTCGATGGACAGTAAGGCCCGACGCATGAGCAAAACATTTACCGCACTCGGAACATGAAAATGGCTTTTGGCCGGTGTGGACCCTTTGGTGAGCATAGAGATGTCCTTTGATAGCAAAGGTCTTCCCGCAATCAGTGCACGAGAATGGCTTCTCTCCCGAGTGGACCTTCCTATGAGCTGCAACACTCGACAAGTTGGTGAAGCGCTTGCCGCACACGGCGCAGCAGTACGGCGTCTCTCCGGTGTGAGTTCTTTGGTGTACCATAAGCAATCCACGATTGGCGTAACGTTTCCCGCAGTCTGAACATTCAAATGGCTTCTCTCCCGTGTGGACCTTCTGATGCGCTTTCTCGCCGGACTGGGTGGTGAAGCGTTTCCCACACGTGGAGCAGGCGTACGGCCTTTCGCCCGTGTGAATCCTGCTATGTGCAATTACACTCGAGACCGTACCAAATCGCTTCCCGCACACAGAGCACGGAAAgggcttctcccccgtgtgtGTCCTCTGATGCGAGGCAAGCTCCGACTTCCGGGCGAAACATTTCCCGCAATCGGAGCATGAGAACGGTTTATCGCCAACGTGTATTCGCTGGTGCAGATTAAactgaaatttatttttatacgaCTTCCCGCACCCAGAACACGTAAATGGCGGCTTCTCTACCGAACTGCCCTCTGATTGGTCGGTACCATCCAGACGAACGTTCTGATGTTGAACATGGTGAGAACGCTCCTGATGTGGAGAGGAGGTATCGGATACTCTCTGGTGGGATGGTTTATGGTTACAGAGGTCCGCGTCACCGTCCTGCATCAGACTGGTCTCGTTGGGTTGCTCACCGGTGGAAGCCCACGTTGAgtgtgtttgttcattaaacgCATGTACTTGGCCATCACTGCGAGTTTCCTTTTCACGTACATCTTCCCCCTTAGTGTAAATATTGGCGTGTTCCACGGAGACAGCAGCTGTTGTACACACGTGACTGATATTTAATTTCTTATTAGTGTGCAGGTGTTCTGTAACGCCGTCAGAGACATCTGCCTCCCGATATGGAGAAGATTCCTCCTTAGCATGAAATGAAAGACGTCCTGATGATGGATCTGTTTTAGAGTCTTCTTCACTAGTTTCCCATTTCATGTCTATAAACATCCTTGTATGCTCTGTGGCGGCCTGCATTTCAGCGTCCGCGCATGGTTCTGAGTCCACCTCAACACGATCTGCGATGGGACAAACACCAACGGTTTCTTCGCCACATGAGGCATGTTCTCCTGCCACGTATCCCACAGGCAGACCTTTCCTCCTCATAACGAGGTGATCTACTTCCAGACTAGCTTTATTGCCCCAGGCTCACAATGCTGGTGGAGACCCAAAAGAGGTCCGCCATATTCCTGGAGACCAACACCTACGGGGCCAAAGACACATGTTAGATGGTTGAAGCCTTAAAGGTTTGGTCAAGTTAAAAAAGTGGAAGGCAGGCTACATCCGAGGGTTATTAGAATAGCACTCGCCAAACGCTTTACTCGTTATCATCAGGAGCAAAACAGGTGGCGGGGATCGCTCTGGGGACTACAGCCTTGCGAGAAACATCATAAACCAAAAGGGGAGCCCAGAACCAagatctgggggggggggagaaggaaGGCTGAGGGTTAAAGAGATACCAGGGAACGACTTCCTGGTGAAGAAAGCTCTAGATGGCCATATAGCACGTGTGTTACCCCGCTAGCTGAGAGTGAGGGatagtataatattaatatacccCAAGCTGAGGCTCAATGCCCCCCCAACATAAGGAAACTGGACCATCTGCTCCACTTATTATAATAACTCCATTAATACCCCCACCTTGAAGTCCCTGCCCCCACCAACTCGCTCTCTTACCCCAGGCTTCACTTATTATAATAAGATAATTCCTCCACCCCAAGCTCCCTGCCCCCGAGCTCACCCTCTGCTCcacttattataatataataataccccCAGCCGAGGCTCTCTCCCCACCGAGCTCACCTTTTGCTTCACTTATAATAATTGCCCCACCTGGGGCCCCTTCACAACTACCGACTCTTTTCAGCGCATCGGCCCACTTAGTGACGTCAGTAGGATGCGCCCACTCCATTGAGGCGTGGCTTTCTCTTTCCACTAGCGCGGCTTCCTTTTTTGCCATGGAAACGGCTGCGCGGTGATGTCCATACGGAAGGACTTCAGCAGCAGGGTCCGTGACCGCCGCGGGgcatcatgggagatgtagtgtCGCCGGCAGCCGGAAGTTGGCGTCACCATGGAGACCAGGTTGGAAGTGTTGCCGAGAGTGTCATGTTTGCGGTGGGCTTTGAGTCTTTTGGGTGTCCGGAACTGCCATTAACTGCCCAGATACTCCGACCATCAGAGCAGGGGCTGAACACGGGGGTATTTATTTTACCCCAGGGCAGCCAGTCCCAAGGTGCTGTCATTAAATGGCCAGACGATATTATGACCCCCTCCCAACATGTCACCAAGAGgggcatttttgttttagaggGTGTGGTTAGGGGCGTGGCTGGGGCATttggaagaagaataatgggtttaATTTATAATAGCCAGCAACATCTGACTTCCTAGAAAAAGGGGGCatcagagggggagagagggactGGCCACACTAAACAGGGGTACGTGGCATGTATGCTATGGCTTTTAGGGCTTTAGGACCTGTGATACCAAGCAAAAATTCACCTATTAACCCTAGTACTAAGAAGGGTAATATATGCGCTCCTGCAAAACCCCTAGCAGTCCCTATAATCTCCCTGCCGATGATGCCGCAGTATTTTgatctttttgttctttttctttgatAAGTTGCCCCCTAGGAGGCTGATTATTGGGGTTCATAATGTGATGTACTATCgttcacacatcactcccatcagaCCTATCAATCTCACATCTTTACCCTCACTGCCATCACAACTCACTCCCATTACACCTATCAATCAAACATCATTTacgtcactcccatcacacctatcacacacacatcagctcacacctatcacacaccaTTGCCATTGCTCCAATCATAACACGCTTTCATCACACACCATTCCTctcactctcatcacacctatcattcacacatcactcccatcagaCCTATCAATCACACATCATTCCCCTCACTGCCTTCAcaactcactcccatcacacctatcacacacacatcggctcacacctatcacacaccaTTGCCATTACTCCAATCATAACTCGCTCCCATCACACACCATTCCTctcactctcatcacacctatcattcacacatcactcccatcagaCCTATCATTCACACATCATTCCCCTCGCTGGCTTCACAACTCCCTCCAATTACACCTATCAATCAAATATCATtcacatcactcccatcacacctcactcctGTCACGCACCAACCCCTTCCATTTCCTACTTTCCACCTGACATCCTTACCCAAAGCCCTTCTTTACAGCTGCTCACATATCGCATTACATGACCCCCCCCGTGCTCCTGCCTGCCCATGTGGCTGGTCAGACCGgccctttttaaataatttttgacCAGTCCTGCTGGGCCAGCAGATACGCCCCACCTTAAAGGGGTAAATAATACAGAACAGTCCAAGTTTAGCCCCAATATGTCAGAGAAGGAGCCTTTCAGGGAGCGTACATCTGGGGCAATAGCCGAAGGATGCAGACTGTAGTACATACATGTAGCCTCTACATGGCAGGATGATCGACATTCGACAAGATGTCCTATTTCCAACAGGCCATACGTATTACTAACATCTGACCACTAGGTGGCGCTACCGACTCcagtttcttttattattattatttattggtttatatagcgccagcattcCCTTGACATTTGTGGAGGTAGTCCTTGATTTTTATCCCGCACTTTGCAccgataaatacattttgtttttcctgaGTGTGGTCGCTATTCGTCAAAAATACGTCCACGGGATATGGTAAAACCCGCTAGATGGACAGATCTACAGTCAGTTTATTTCAACGGAGGAGAAATGATAGAAGAGGGGGccagagatggaatggaagggggttttactttactcagagggtgggacagcctcccagcagagggggtagaggctaatacagtgagggaatttaaacatgcatgagatgtaCTGTTTATGTAGGGGGCCACTTGCA comes from Spea bombifrons isolate aSpeBom1 chromosome 11, aSpeBom1.2.pri, whole genome shotgun sequence and encodes:
- the LOC128469270 gene encoding gastrula zinc finger protein XlCGF57.1-like, which codes for MRRKGLPVGYVAGEHASCGEETVGVCPIADRVEVDSEPCADAEMQAATEHTRMFIDMKWETSEEDSKTDPSSGRLSFHAKEESSPYREADVSDGVTEHLHTNKKLNISHVCTTAAVSVEHANIYTKGEDVREKETRSDGQVHAFNEQTHSTWASTGEQPNETSLMQDGDADLCNHKPSHQRVSDTSSPHQERSHHVQHQNVRLDGTDQSEGSSVEKPPFTCSGCGKSYKNKFQFNLHQRIHVGDKPFSCSDCGKCFARKSELASHQRTHTGEKPFPCSVCGKRFGTVSSVIAHSRIHTGERPYACSTCGKRFTTQSGEKAHQKVHTGEKPFECSDCGKRYANRGLLMVHQRTHTGETPYCCAVCGKRFTNLSSVAAHRKVHSGEKPFSCTDCGKTFAIKGHLYAHQRVHTGQKPFSCSECGKCFAHASGLTVHRKSHVGEQPFPCPECGKCFHSNSNLLRHQRIHTGEKPYSCSECAKSFNCKSSLVTHQRIHTGEKPFSCPECGKRFTDQSGLVAHQRIHTGEKPFSCAACGKRFSNPSGLLGHHKIHARDEAINDRLTSNIET